Part of the Lotus japonicus ecotype B-129 chromosome 6, LjGifu_v1.2 genome, taaaatacggaatataaaTTTCCGTCGTGAATACGGAACAATACGGATTATCAATTTCCGTATTCGATATGGattataaagttccgtattcaatatggataataaagttccgtattctcttGCAGGGATGACAGTATCATTTTTCTTTCGTGAAtcacaattgattgaagttggattgcacaatggtcaacctgaagCGAGGAGAGCGTCGGAGATCGAAGATTGAAGAGGAAAAATGAGAAGGTTGGAAGAGAGCGCTGAAATGGGTTTGAAAAAACCCTCTGTCgtttacatactaatataatacggaaaattaaattccgtattcaatacggaagataAATTTCTgtattctattaaagggggttttccagtaatttccccactttaagtggggcgcggagccccaaAGGGGGGCCCAAACCCAATTCCCATAGCTGAGTTACTGATCGAAAttggaggttgaagaagaaaaagaatgaagagaAACCCTCCTCTTCCATGATCTCCCAAGAAGCTGGAACAGTGTTCGGAGTGATGGCATTCGCGATTGAACCACACGCGCCAATGGTGGAACACTATGAAGGAAGCAATGTCATGCATACAACGTTCGCTGGTTGAAGGGTCAGTCTTCATACTCTTCTTGTGTTTCGGATTTCAGTTTTCACCGCCATGGTTTGGTACAGAAGGGGAAAGTTCGCTTTTGATGGATTTCGGAGCTTAACTTCCAGGGTTTCTCCTCACAATCCAATTTTTCGTTGTAATTCGAGGATTTGGCAATCTGGGTATTCGAATTCACGTTCAAAAGGAGCTATCTTTAATGAGTTCTGTAcgttttcttcaatttctcAGAGATTAGGCACAAGAGCTGTGGGGTTTAACAGGAGGTTTTACTATGTGGATGCTTACAATGTGCAGCATTTCAAGCCAAGAGGGCCAAGACATTGGTTACAGAATCCTAGACAAGTTTTGATTGTTGTGATGGTTGGTTCAGGGGTTTTGATCACTTTGTATGCTGGGAGTTTGGAAACAGTTCCTTACACCAAGCGAACGCATTGGATTTTGATGTCGAGACCTATGGAGAGGAGGCTAGGGGAGATGGAGTTTGAAAAGGTGAAGGCTGGTTTTAAGGGGAAGATGTTGCCTCCTACACACCCTGAAAGTGTGAGGGTGAGGATGATAGCCCAAGATGTCATCAATGCGTTGCGGAGAGGGTTGAGGAAGGAGAATGTGTGGAGTGATTTGGAGAATGGAAGGAAGGCACTGCATGTGTTGGCTGGTAATGAAGGAAAGGTTGAAGGGAAGTGGCACAGAGAGGATGAGATTCTTGATGACAAGTGGGTTCAGCAGAGCAGGAAAAAGGGTAAGGAACAAGGGAAAGAGCCTGACACATCTCATTTGGATGGATTGAATTGGGAGGTTTTGGTGGTGAATGAGCCTCTTGTTAATGCCTTCTGCTTACCTGGTGGGAAGATAGTTGTATTTACTGGTTTGCTTCAGCATTTTAGAAGTGATGCCGAGATAGCAACTATTATAGGACATGAGGTATAGCTGTGCTTGGTTTAACTACTTGTTTTTTGCTGTTTAACATGTCTAGGAGGCCTAAAGCTTATACATTAAAACTTGCTAATTTATTATTCttcacttagtgggataagacttttgtttttgttgtatATGCAGAATTATCAACTTATGTGGCTCTTCTTGTTAATTAGGTTGGACATGCTGTGGCACGACACAGTGCTGAGGGGGTTACAAAGAATCTGTGGTTTTTCATTCTGCAGTTAATTCTTTATCAATTTGCCAGTCCTGATGTTGTCAACACAGTGTCATCGCTTTTATTACGGCTACCTTTCTCCAGACGGTATACATCATTCATTATCTCTCTTTCTAACCAATTGAATTCTTGTGCTGTTCTTTGATTTTACTAGACTCATTTGAGGCAAACATAATGTTTGTCATGGAGTCAATAGCTTTTTACAATTTTCCATCAATTTGACTGTTATAACTTGAGTACTTATATTTTTCTTAGATGTGAAATTTAATTTGAGCTGGATATCACCATTCTGTGAATAGTTGAGTTTTTGTTACTTTACATGAATACAAGCtaaattaaatagaattacTCAAATCTAATAAAATTAGGTATCTATATGCATTTTCAAGTTTAGTATCAGTTTTACCATGGTAAGAAGACAACTCTAGTTGATGGATACATATTGAACGGTGCAGTTGATATTGTCTGCAGTTTCTATTGTATAATAAATAATTGTCCTTTCTAATGAGCTGCTGAATCACAAAGGAGTAAGATATTATTGATTTCTTGATTGTCCTACGTGGGATTTGTGCAAGTATTTCTAAAATCGGAGTGATTGCCATGGTTCCAGGTATCTGAACTCTGAACACTGACAAAAAACTGAGCCTTCACTTTGCTACCTATCATTAAGGCATAATTATTTTTTAGAGAACTGTCATTAAGGCATAATTAACATCTACATTAATAAATAGACTTTGATTCCAAGTACTAACCCAGACTAGTGGATTGAGAAGAAGAGCAAATGACAGATGGTATGACTCGTATGAGTGCTCGGCTTAGCTGTCACATAACTTGTACACATTTTCTGTGACAACTCTCAGAAGCATAAATTCCGTGTTTATAGGTATGCATCATGATAAAATCTTTCAGATAAAGAGCATAGCTCTGCTGTAGTGTTTGTTTTCACAGGAAACATGGAATCCAAGAAAATGAATTGCAATTACTGATAAATACTAAGGTGCATTTGcgagagcttatttgagcttattaaTAGCATAAACACTTAAGCTGGTGTTTAGttaagcttatgaaaataacatATGGCCTACCTATAAGCTTCTTTCATCTTATTCTGATTGCCTTCTTTGATTGACTTATGAATAAGTCCTTATTCCTACATATGAACTCTTTTGACTTATTCCAGCAAGCTTCTCGATTAAGCTTATGAATAGGGGCTTACATAGTAAGTATTTACTGGCAAAAATGCTTGCTTCCTCAatttagcttatgaataagggCTTACATGATAAGTATTTATTGGCATAAACGCTTAATTATTCTGTAACAGACACAGCCTAAACACAATTTTTGGGAGTGAGCAGTCCAAACCTAACTAATTCATTTGAATAAGAATGCTATGTTCTTGGAGTTGTCTTTGTCCTGTAAGATTTGAATCATATTCAATGTTAAAGTAATTTTGGTGgatttcaaatcaatttttaaatttaatattttatgagcATGACTTGACATGTGAGATTTCATCCGATGGGCAAGTTATATTatatttggcttttttttttctggttggaGTATGGATTGGTCCAAAATGAAAAGGATATCCAGAACGATGATTTTGTAGAATTTCCTCTAAaactttttttcaattttattttaaatattcattaatatattaatagGTTTGTTCACACTGCTTTGTGAATGCATTGATATCAATTTCTTAATATTCATGTTTGACATGACTACTTTTGTTCATTCTCGATTGCACTTGTCTTCGGGCATGTACTTTGAATACTTAGCAGTATCTGCTCTGGTTCTTTCTGCCTGTCAATGTTGCTCCATTCAATTTATACTTTAATGATTGTTTTCAAGTTGCTTGTTCTGGTTCTTCTTGGTAGATTTTTATGTTGAAATGAAAGGTGGTTGtaattataagttttttttttatgtagacTTATTTGGATTACAATTTTTTGTAACTAAACCAAGTTATTTACTATTTTTCAGGATGGAAATGGAAGCTGACTACATTGGGCTACTATTGATTGCATCAGCTGGCTATGATCCCCGGGTGGCACCTAAAGTCTATGAAAAATTGGGAAGACTCACTGGCGAGTCTATGCTTATAGATTACATCTCTACTCATCCATCTGGAAGAAAGAGAGCAGCATTGCTGGCACAAGCTAAGATAATGGAAGAAGCactaactatttttaaaaatgttaGGGCAGGACGTGGGGTTGAAGGATTTCTTTAGGACTGCAGCGTCACCGCCTCTACTAACTACAATGCGACTGTTTCTTGAGCTTGTCtaggatgaattttttttttcagtataATTTTGTCAATATTTTCAACAAACTTTGTATATTTGTTTGTGTTCAACTGTTCATGATGTGGATTAGCATCCATTAAACTGACAATGCCCTCTTCACGCTTCTCTGAATCTAAAGATTCTGTTGTACAGGATGCTTTTGtacaaggaaaaaggaaaatgtaATTTTTTGAGCATAGTAATGATGATATTACCTAACACACTTACTACTCAATTGAGTCTATTGAATCCACTTTCTTCGTTGCTAACCTCAAACTACATCATTTTTATACATGTCAAGTTtacttagtgcatgtttggttctCCTTGGGGAACCTCTGAATCGATTATAGATGGACGAACGTGTGGAGCCAACCACTTTGACATGTTGGGGTGCTGCCATCAAGAAATGATCAAATTTCCATAATCAATTTTGGGGTCAAGCTGGAGAGCCTAGCTTCTTTGGTGGGCAACAATCAATTTTCGTAGTATGGAGGGTGTTCAGGTATACCCTTTACTCCTTCCCTTTATAGCTGAATGGTTGGAAAGTCTATCCTGAAAATGTTGGATGCAATCTTTTTAGACATGAACTTAGTCTTGTAGAAAATCAATGTGCTAGTATTAGCTTTCAGTATTGATTTTTGTGGTCTAGATTTTCTTCTCATTACTTATTTGCCTGCTGTCAAACTCTAAACTTCTTATTTGACTATGCTGTTGTATCTGATTACTTATTTTCCTATGTTGTCTTGGAAGTATTAATGTTATTGTGGTGCTGACATTATGGTCTCGACACCACTCTGTGTATAACCATTGGAACTACATGATTTTTCCAAGCATTATTCCTGAAAATTCTTGATAATGTGTCTCCACTCCAGTACCTATCCATTTACATTGGTCGATAGTAGGATATAGACCTCAGATGAATGTTTTCAGTTTTCTATTCAATTTCCAAATGGGGAAAAGCTTCCTCTTGCTAACCCCTTTAGATAAGTAGTTTAGAGTCCTTGGTGGATTTGACGAATGTTTGATTTGCCAAGGGAGTTTGGAGAACTTCCTCATGTGATTTTAGCTGTTTCTGTTGGAGCAAAGAGGGCaaggcttttttttttgtctgtgAGCACAGTATGCTTTCGGTAGTAGTGGAATGGCAGAATTGAGAGTTCTtaatgataaaaatttaatgttGCTTCTTTTATGAGAAAGTTATCTTATGAGTCTCATTATGGGGCTTACTGAGACACAAGCATGTCTTATGACTTTGTTTCCTTGTTTTTTCATTTAGCTTTCAGTCTAAAGACTCAAAGGATATCTTATTCATTCCTCTGCAATTGTTTGTTActgtcttatcctatcctgaTTCCTGAAATGTATTTTGCTCTTAGGAAAGGATTATAAACTTATGTTAATGGTACTTACTAGTTACTATTATTAAGTATACGGTGCAACCACGTAAATTTTCTGCACAATTATATACTGTATTGCCTTCATACAGGATTTTCTTCTTATAAGCTCCCATCATATAGTTGTGATATAAAAATTGCTGAAGAAAAATAAGAGGCAACTCAATGGGCCTGTTTTTAGAGAATAAGAGGTTGCTAAAGAAAATGGCTAGGGTGTCAAATTGACAAAACTGTGAGACATAGTTATGGATATCAGAGTTAGGGGCTTCTTTCTCTTGTTGATTGACTCTTGCTGCCAATCCTGTTTTCCATGTCAAAGCATCGAAATTGTTGTCATTTCATCCGTGAATACCTGGCCTAAGATTTcctcaaattaattaatttcaaatctCAGCACCAAAAAGCAGATCTGTTAATAAAGATTCTGCCCCTTACTCAGTTTCACATTTTACTGCCCAAGCTGGGGGTTTTGAACTAGTTAGTTAACTTAAGGTGGTAGTTGATGACTTAATGATAGTAATGGCAGTTAATGGTTTTTTCAGTTAAGCTTAATTGGTTAGTTAGTTATACTTCAGTTAACACTTACACTTAGGTTAGTTACTCCAAGCTTATTGCAACTATTTGCATATTTCATTATACTGTAACCACACACTAGTCAATCAGTTCAGCATTCTTTCCAATTTCTCTTCCTGCATCCCAACTGGTGGCCTAGGAATTGTCACACATGCTCAGCTAATAGTATGAGTATTTTTTTTCACACGTTATTTACACACTCAATAACTTTTTGAAAACTTAAACTTTTgaaagtataatttttttattataaattacaCTTTCAGTAGCAAAACTTGAAATTGTGTTAAAATATGTACAAATGTATAATGTATAAAGTAGCTCAAATCAATTTCTATACTTTTCTTCATCCACTTACATAATTCATATAAATTATTCACTTCAAGTATCTCAAATACTTTAAGACAAAGTTGCTTTTGTGATCCTGCCATAATGGTTGGTCAAACTCTGGTCTAATTGGTTCAAAACATCATTCATCTTTTACTAATTATGGCTGTGTATTTTCCTGAATACGACAAAGGTTATATCAGGTGTTCCATAGTAAATAGACCAGGCATGTGAGAGGGGTGCCACATCTCATACAGGGAATTAACCCAATTTGGTAAAACACTTACAACCATTCCTCTTAATGACCATGCACCTCCATTCATAGTGGAAGTTCTAAATTTAGCCATGTTTGGTAAAACAGTTGTATTGTATGTTATTATGTTGACTAAGTCTTATTATCAACAAAAAGGAAACCTATGATACTAAATATGGCATTTCCTTAAGCATATCCAAACTATTTAAAAGCCAAGCTCTTAGGCCTTTGTATTTGATAACAATCTCCATTCTCAGTGTAATTCCAAAGCCAGAACAAACccattctcataaaaatataCAAACATTCTACAACAATGGCTGATGATCCACAAGATGTAGCTGACAGGGAGCGCATTTTCAAGCGATTTGATGCCAATGGCGACGGCAAAATCTCTTCACAGGAGCTTGGTGAAGCTCTTAAAGCACTTGGATCAGTTACCGCTGAGGAAGTGCAACGGATGATGGCTGAAATTGACACAGATGGGGATGGCTTCATTTCATATGAAGAGTTTATAGATTTTGCTAAAGCTAACCGTGGCCTGGTGAAGGATGTGGCCAAGATTttttaagttctttttttttcgtACAATTACAACATCATTGTATTAATCATTTATGAATCTATGATAATGATAGGTTGATTATTGTTAGCCTCTTTATGTGATTGGTTTATCTTGTGTGCTTTATTATGAACCATGGTCCTTGATCTTCACTACGAGGTAGTTGAGATGCTGTAATCATAAAGGGGGCCTGCACTGCTTTATAACAAAATGCCAGGGTAGTTGTGTATCAATATCTTAGTGCATCTTGACATAACCCATCTTTTGATTTAGGATAACTTTAAAAAATAAGAGGTAATAATTAAGCTGTTGAATGCTCTCGTGTGAATATTTCTTATATTTACTCATGTTGCGATTTGGTGTGTACAGCAGATATTGAAACATAAATTTATCAAAAGACAAACCTTGCTTAATATATTACCTTAATTTTCACCTATTCTCACCATTTTTCTGTGTTTCTTTTTAATCTTATGCTACTTTCTGGATTTAGGAAATCTTGGagagtgcatgtttggaaatcgtTTGAAAACTAAGTGAAGacaaaatcatggtggacaaAAGCAACTTCCTTTACCTTTAGCTTCTATCGACCATGATTTTGGTTTCACTAGGAATTTGATCCGAGTTTCCAAACATTCATCAAGTAGATGAGAGGTCTTCTCAATATGAGAAAGCACTCTAAATCAATTAAGCTATCATCCGAATAGCCACTCCACCACCATGTATAAATGCTCTTCATTGAAATGAAAGCTACAACCCCATCCCACCTAAAACATGCATGCTTTGAGAAGGATCAGATAAAAATCGTAAGGTATAATTCTCCAACATGAATTGAACATGAACCACAAACAAAGAATGAAAATCTATAACACTTTACCCTTTGAGAAAGGGAATGGTAAAGGGAAGATATCTACACACAAATAATCTTCACCTGAGCTTCTATTTCTATTTACAATTTCAAATCCCTCGCATCTAATCTTTAGCACTCTAGTGAGAATCatgtcaaaaaataaaaaagtcatTTCAGGGTTCTCACAATGTTTTAACGATCATAGAGATAATCGTCATCCTCAAACTCAGAAACTCCTAGCATTGCCAAGGCCAAGTGACTTTTCATCTCATTGTTTGTTTGTTGTAATTGTGAATAACAATCAATCACGCAGCCATTCGCGAGAAAACTGGACTTCTTTCTTTTGCAGAAAATAGGTTCTTCTTCACCTTTCAGTATTGCAATAATCTCATGTATGCCGGGTCTCCTGGATTCTTCATTTGTGACACAGGCAGCTGCTGCTTCAATCATTCTACCCATTTGATTTGAGAATCTCAAACTGCACTTTAGTTGAGGATCAAGCAACTCTTCAATGGCTCCTTTCCCCTTCTGCAGAAAAGGTTTAGCCTGCAAATGAATATCGGATTAGACGTGTCAACAAGACCACACCAATTTGAAATTATTATGCTTAAACTTCATGCAGTGCTGAAATTACTATACTTAAACTTCACGCAGTGCTGAAATTACCAGCATTAATGTTGTCATAAAGGCCAAACAATTGGTCTGAGTTGAATACTATAAAGGATAGACACGATTCATTCACTATGTTAAAATTGCAATGCACATAATTAAACTCTGCATTAATATCATTTATCCACTCAAAAAGTAAGCTCTTGATGCATTTCAAAATATGCAGCACATACACTCTTGCTAAACACAGTTCGATCTTAGTAAAGCGAGTGATTCAAGATCGCCCACAGCCTTCATTATTCTGACTGAATTTTATAAGATTTTACTATTTAAGAGACCAATATAATACACTAAGACATATTAGAAATATTAAAACACATTAGAAAGATAACATTTTTCACGGTTTTAACCTATATTAAGTCTGATTTTTTTTCTAAGTTAGGTCTGATCTTAGAACTAGATAAAATGAACAACTTTCGATTTCCTTTCAATTTTTAATAGGAGTAATCAGTTAGGCTATCACATTGTTTTGTGATCTAGAAGCAACAAACTAAGGTGAAATTGACACCATAGCTTTAATGCACTATCAGAAAGGAGTATATTGTGATTTATACTAACAATGCTCTGTTTATTCTCAACCACAAACCACAGAAGGAATGAAATCTACCATCTTATAATCAGGAATTACGATAACTTTGCAAGAATTAAAGCATTAACTCACCCATAACACCAAGTTCTCCTCTCCTGCAGACCTTCTTGCTTCAATTGGCTTCCGGCCAGTAATTAGTTCCAATAAAACCACTCCAAAAGCATAAACATCTGTCTTATCCGATACTTTCCCATGTTGGAAATATTCAGGAGCCAAATATCTATTAGGAAAGCAAAGTTATAGAAAGTTTAGATTTCAGTAATTACAaaatatgaaatgaaataaataacagAAACAAACCAAAACTTTGAGGAATCAACATGAAGGGCTTAAGTTTATACCCAAAAGTTCCTTTGACAGTTTTGCATAGGAAAGGAACCGAAGGTGCTGAAGTCCATGTAGCTAATCCGAAATCACATAGCTACAAGATTACAAAAACAATCAGATTGACTTGTATCATTGTATCAGACAATCTCCACAGtactaagtgcatgtttgagaatcctctacaattgattctaaagtcagaaTCAACTATGGGGAGAAGCTTCTGAGAGTAGTTTCTAGgtaccagaattgattctgaggaaagagaagttgatccaaacatgctataaacaCAAGTATACAATTAATTCACAGGAAAACGTCTCACCTTGGGAGTCTTCTTAGAAGAAAGCAGAATGTTTGAGGGCTTAATGTCCCTGTGAACAACACATCTCTCAGTTCCACTATGCAGATAAGCCACAGCTTCTGCAATCCCAATTGCAACCTTGTACCTCACAGACCACGGAAGTGGTGAACTACCCTTCCTCCTCCCTGTGAAACAGCCATGTTAGAATCAGTTAAATCCatcaatttcaaattcaaaacctCACATAACATGATCCACAGAAATTTTGAAAACCCACATACCATGCAAGTGACGCTCCAAGCTCCCCCCTGAAACATACTTGTAAACCAAAAACAAACCCTCCTCAGGGTCAATACAAAAACCCACAAGGGGAACCACGTTTGGGCTATGAAGTGAGCTAGCAATCATCAATTCTCTACAAAAAGCCTTGGCAGATTCCTTGTCTTCCTTATCCAACTGTTTAATAGCCACAGCAGTTCTCAAAATCCCAACTCTTCCCCTAAAAACACAGCTCAATGCCCCTCTTCCCAACACTCTACCTACACAAACCATAACAAAAGGAACCACCTATGattaaacaacaacaacaacaacaacataacaCCACAAAAAccgaaacaaaacaaaaacaaaaagaaattacCTTTAGAAAAATTCCTAGTAGCAGAAACAATTTCACCATAGCTGAACCTGATCAAAGAGTGAGCAACAGGTGATATGCTCTTCTCCAACGACTCAATTCTCCTCCATTTCATCTCCCTAGCACGAGATTCACTCACCCCATTATCCAAATTCACCATCAAAACCGTTGCAGCATTGGAAGAACTCATGTTCAGGGACTCCAACTCCACCTGAGAACAAAAGCTGAACCTGAAAGAAGAATGAACCGATTGAGGGTCAGCATTGGGCAATTCCACTCCACCGCAGCCACCAGATTCCGCAAGCAACCAAGCCTTGTTGTGCTCCaaactcatcttcttcttgtcgcCGTCGCCGCCGTCGTTTTCGTGGTGAATAAGGTTCCTGTCGGAGCTTCCCCGGCGGCGGGAGGGGTGGGAAACGCAGGCGAAACTGAAATCCCAGATCATTTTTCTCAAAAAGTTTCGAAATTTGAGCTTCTTGAGGTCACTGGAGTGATGACCTGTAATGGGTACAAATGCtatagaagatgaagaagaagagtgtGGTGGAGTGTTTTGAGCATTTGAAAATTCTCTGGAATCAGTGCAAGTTTCTTGGGAGAAACCCATTTGCAAATTGCACAGAAATCTAGAAATTGAAAAAGGGTAGAgtaaaacacacacacactctcACACAGAgtcacagagagagagagagaagaaaaacATGGAAAAAGTGAAAAAGCTAAAGGAGGTTTTGCTTGTGGGGTGGGAGAGAATTGTTTTTGGAAAGGAAGAGAGATGGGAAGGGAAGGAGTGTATAAATAATAATTGAAGAAATTTGGATATTTAAAGTAATGGTGAATGGTGCATGCTTTGGTTTTCAGATCAGAGTGGGAGAAGGTGGGAACTGAAAATGTAGggatgggttgggttgggttgggttgggttaggAGGCATGAAGAGAATCTTTGATGTTTTTAATTGGTGAAGGGGACAGGGAACTCACAAGGCAACATCATTGGCTTGACAGAGGATTTGGCTACTTTAAACTTGTACTATCATAGTAATTGTTAATTGATAAACTAATTATTGAGATTTCTAagatattattataattataattataatttaccAATAAGATAAGATGTTAGCCTAATAGCTGAAAAGATAATTTTCCATAAGAATGATAAAACAAGTTCAAATTATAGCTAAATCATTTACTAAGATGGTCAACCATAGTAACACACTCTAGAACTAGTTTACACCAGTAAAAACTAAAGTAATATTATAATTTACTACtatcatatatttttttgtttaaaattactaaattaatgtagaatttaaattattttctatAAAGAATAAGATGGAGTAAAGGATAAGATGGGgtctttatttctctttaaAGGCATATTTATGACTGTTTTGACCATCATAAATTTTTTTGCGTATTAAATAAATGAAAGTCATATtgaaaaataagattttaaatgAGAAAGCATAAGTTATACTACTACTACTATCTTTTAATTACGACTTAAAATATagtgaaaatatttttaagtcTTCATTAATTTAGTAATTTATCACAAATTAAACTATTTGTGTGTGAAAAAAGACAAATAATGAAGTATGAGCATCTGAATAATCCTTTACATAAACTTATAAGCATGTGAGTCTCATAtgtataatattttttctaGTCAGGCAATgagtttaataaaaaaaaacactttgatTTTTATTACTTAACTAGACCCATTTTTaaatttgtaattttaatttaaatgttGTTCCCACAGATGATTACACCTTGGTCACCTTTATAACCCACAATAGCTCGGACGTTATATGTGTAGACGCCCATAGTTAAGGAACTGTTATTTCAGCAAATGATTAGACCTTATTGCCTTCATGAACCACAGTAGCTCGAACATAATCATCATTGTCCAAATCAAAGTTAATGGCCATCCAAATTATCGAGATACGAGCCTACCAATAGTTGATGGTCGCGCCAACGACTCAATATATACCTTGGTTGAATGATGGTGCTAGTCGCCCACCAAACAACTGAGACACGAGAATATTAGCCCAGACACATTTAACATATCCCTTCAAGTAACCAAGATATGAGAGCATCAACCAACTCATCTCATGAATTCCCCGAAACTGCCGACAGGTGAAGACTTTTTAACAGACTTTCCAAGACATCCGAGAAATAACCGAGCCACCCACGCGAACAAGGTCAGTAGGAGCAACACCTGATTGTGACACATATTGTCACAGTACCTCAGTGAAATCAAGTAAGGGAACTATGGTAAACTATGAAGGAACATCATTCCCGCCCTTAGAACCACTGACCCGCTTGTCAAATATTGGACGCTGCACTCAAAAATGGGCTGGCAACTAGCCCGCTTAAATCCTCACAGAATTTGGGGAACATGCACTATATCAAAGGGACCACAATGAAGGGTTTTGATCGCGGGTACGAGGTGGTTCTCAATACCCCTCGATCCCCACGCTAAAGTAGACATGCGATGTTGGCACGAACATTGTGCCTTTAGCAGGCGCTCGACCTAGACACTCCCCATTGTTGTAAGAGAGGTTGTGTGAGACATTGATGTTATCTTAGCCTCCCCGATCTATTTAAAGAGATTAAGAAGAGAGTGAAATGTATGTTTTCTAGTTCTCAAGTTCTTCAGTGTTATCTGATCACATCCTTTGCTTACTTGGGCATTAGAGTGTCCTCACATGCATCACCAGCAGGAAGGCTTCAACCTCATCTCTAACGTGAAGAGTTCCGAAGCTAAAGTCTACCACACCAAGCATTCACCGTTTCCTGATTAAACACGTGTATAAGTGACAGGGCCgaccctgggcctgtgcaagcaagcccacagcccagggcctccaaaaagaaggggcctaaaaaaaaatcccattaaactttcccctaaaataaaatttagttataataattaatgttcaagatgttATTAATGACTTGAGCTGGTCTAGTGTTTAGTAACTATgtatgttacttttatgtacCGGGTTCGAATCCCACACAAACCAACATAATGGTTATGTTGAAATTTCGAACGTTAAAATTATTAGGgatccatttttattatttgtctgtgacctccaaaatgtcgggaccggccctgataAGTGATTGGTTGGATTTAGTCCGATCAAATGTTTAGTATGTAAAGTACAATGCTTGATACATGCTGTTATTGTACTTTACATACTAAACATTTGATCAGACTAAATCCAACCAATCACTTATACACGTGTTTAATCAGGAAACAGTGAATGCTTGGTGTGGTAGCtagttaaatatatttatta contains:
- the LOC130723445 gene encoding polcalcin Nic t 1; translated protein: MADDPQDVADRERIFKRFDANGDGKISSQELGEALKALGSVTAEEVQRMMAEIDTDGDGFISYEEFIDFAKANRGLVKDVAKIF
- the LOC130723444 gene encoding probable serine/threonine-protein kinase PBL7, with the protein product MGFSQETCTDSREFSNAQNTPPHSSSSSSIAFVPITGHHSSDLKKLKFRNFLRKMIWDFSFACVSHPSRRRGSSDRNLIHHENDGGDGDKKKMSLEHNKAWLLAESGGCGGVELPNADPQSVHSSFRFSFCSQVELESLNMSSSNAATVLMVNLDNGVSESRAREMKWRRIESLEKSISPVAHSLIRFSYGEIVSATRNFSKGRVLGRGALSCVFRGRVGILRTAVAIKQLDKEDKESAKAFCRELMIASSLHSPNVVPLVGFCIDPEEGLFLVYKYVSGGSLERHLHGRRKGSSPLPWSVRYKVAIGIAEAVAYLHSGTERCVVHRDIKPSNILLSSKKTPKLCDFGLATWTSAPSVPFLCKTVKGTFGYLAPEYFQHGKVSDKTDVYAFGVVLLELITGRKPIEARRSAGEENLVLWAKPFLQKGKGAIEELLDPQLKCSLRFSNQMGRMIEAAAACVTNEESRRPGIHEIIAILKGEEEPIFCKRKKSSFLANGCVIDCYSQLQQTNNEMKSHLALAMLGVSEFEDDDYLYDR
- the LOC130726454 gene encoding mitochondrial metalloendopeptidase OMA1-like, whose translation is MVWYRRGKFAFDGFRSLTSRVSPHNPIFRCNSRIWQSGYSNSRSKGAIFNEFCTFSSISQRLGTRAVGFNRRFYYVDAYNVQHFKPRGPRHWLQNPRQVLIVVMVGSGVLITLYAGSLETVPYTKRTHWILMSRPMERRLGEMEFEKVKAGFKGKMLPPTHPESVRVRMIAQDVINALRRGLRKENVWSDLENGRKALHVLAGNEGKVEGKWHREDEILDDKWVQQSRKKGKEQGKEPDTSHLDGLNWEVLVVNEPLVNAFCLPGGKIVVFTGLLQHFRSDAEIATIIGHEVGHAVARHSAEGVTKNLWFFILQLILYQFASPDVVNTVSSLLLRLPFSRRMEMEADYIGLLLIASAGYDPRVAPKVYEKLGRLTGESMLIDYISTHPSGRKRAALLAQAKIMEEALTIFKNVRAGRGVEGFL